Genomic DNA from Thermobifida alba:
TGCCGCCGAGGAAGGCGACGTGGACGGCGCAGCTGCTCGCCGAGGCGTGCAGGTGGGCGCGGAGCGTGTCGGTGGAGGTGATCGCGGGCTGGGCGGGGGCCGGGGCCACGACGAGGGTGGTGATCCCGCCGGCGGCGGCCGCCCGGGTGGTGCGCGCGTACCCCTGGGACAGCAGCTGGCCGGGGGCCTGCACCGCCGCGTCGACGTCCACCATCCCGGGCAGCAGCGCGACCTCGCCCAGATCGGTCTGGCCCCGGCAGGGCAGCTCGGCGCGGTAGTCGGCGACAGCGGCGACCCGCCCGTCGGCGACGGCCACCGCGGCCGGTCCGACACCGGTGGGAGTGACCGCGCGTCGGGATCGGATGACGAGATCGAATTGGCGCACCTGGCCCCCTCGTGTGGTTGTCGCCGACAGTCGTGCCCGTCCCGGCGCCGGAGCCTCGCGGCCGCGCGGCACAGGGGTGGACGTCGGTTCTCGGCGGGTTGACCGGCCGCGGCCCCGCCGCCCGCTCGGGACGCCGGCGCCGGCCCGTCGCGCCGCTGACCGCCATTGTCCCCGCGAACCGGGGACAGCGTGGGCTTTTCGACACACCGGAACGGAGTTTCTGCTCGGCGGGGGGATTTCGGAACGCGTTCGCGCCGGCACGGGTAGTGTCGGAGAAGGTGGGTACGACGATTTGTAGTACTTCGCTTAGGCTTGTCCAAGGTGGTGTCCGCACTGAACGTCATGGCCTGGCTCCTCGGCGACGCGGCCGAGGTGGTCGCTCCGTGGTTGTGGGGAGCGCTCGGGATACTGGTGGGTGCGGGGATCGCCGCTGCGGTGATCGGTGGTCGCCGCAGCACGTGAGGACGTTCGACGACGACGGAGCGTGGGCGTGGCTTCCCCCGGTAACCAACGACTCAGGACCGACGGCTCCGGCGCGGGCGAGGCCGTCGTACTGGCCGCCGCCGCGGCCGCCGCGGCCTGTCTGGTCGCGCTGATCCTCGCCATGCTGCTGGGCGGCGCCGGATACCCCCAGATCAGCCCCGGCCTGCCCGACCCCGGCCCGCTCACCCGCTGGGGACTGCCGGTCGCCAGGACGGCGGTGGACGTCTCCGCCGCGCTGACCGTCGGGCTGCTCGTGCTCGCGGTGTTCCTGCTGCCGCTGCAGCGGGGCGGGCTCGGGGAGCAGGCGCGGTCCTACGTGCGCGCCGCCTCCTGGAGCGCACTGGTGTGGGCGGCGGCGGCCGCCGCCGCCCTCGTCTTCCAGCTCTCCGACATCCTGGGACGGCCCGTCGCGGAGATCCTCGGCAACGAGATCACCAGCTACGCCAGTTCGGTGCCCCAGGGGATCGGGCTGACCCTCACCGTGCTGGCCGCCCTGGGGGTGGCCCTCGTCGGACGCACCGTCACCGGCGCCGCGGGAACGGCCGGACTCGCCGCGCTGGCCCTGGTCGGGATGCTGCCGCCCGCGCTCACCGGGCACGCCTCCTCCGCGGGCAACCACGAGATGGCGATCGTCGGCCTGTCGGCGCACGTGGTGTCCGTCTCGCTGTGGGTGGGCGGCCTGGCCGCACTGCTCTTCCACGCCCTGCGCGGCACCGGCGAGCACGTGCCCACGGCGGTGCGCCGGTTCAGCACGATGGCGCTGTGGGCCTGGATCGGGGTGGCCCTCAGCGGACTGGCGAGCGCCGCGAGCCGCCTGTCCAGCGTCGGGGAGCTGTTCACCAGCGCCTACGGGCAGGTGATGCTCGCCAAGGTCGTGGTCTTCATCGCCCTGGGCGGGCTGGGCTGGGTGCACCGCTCCCGCACCGTCCCCGGCATCGCCGAGGAGCCGGGGCGCCGCCTGTTCCTGCGTTTCGCCGCCGTCGAGGTCGCCCTCATGGCCGCGGCGATGGGGCTGGCCGCCGCGCTCAGCCGCACCGCCCCGCCGCCCGACCTGTCGCAGGCCACGGACGCCTTCCGCAACCTCACCGGCTTCGCCATGCCGCCGCCCATGAGCGCGCAGACCCTGCTCACGCTGTGGCGGCCCGACCTCTTCTTCATCACGGTCATCGCCGTGCTGGGCGGCGGCTACCTGGCGGGCGTGGTCCGCCTGCGGCGCCGCGGCGACGCCTGGCCGTGGGGGCGGACCGCCGCGTGGCTGACGGGCCTGCTGGTGCTCGCCGCGGTCCTGCTCACCGGCGTGGGCACCTACTCCTACGTGCTGTTCAGCGTGCACATGGTGCAGCACATGGTGCTGTCGATGCTGGTGCCGATCCTGCTGGTGCTCGGCGCCCCGACGACGCTGGCGCTGCGCGCCCTGCGCCCCGCCCGCCAGCGCGGCGACCGGGGACCGCGCGAGTGGCTCAACGCCTTCCTCAACAGCGGGTACTCGCGCGTGGTGACGCACCCGGCCTTCGCGACGCCCATGTTCGTGCTCAGCGTCTACGTGCTGTACTTCACCCCGCTGTTCGGCTTCCTCATGCAGGACCACCTCGGGCACATGTTCATGAACGTGCACTTCCTGCTCTCGGGGTTCCTGTTCTACTGGATCATCATCGGCGTGGACCCCGCGCCCCGGAAGGTCCCCTTCATCCTGCGGATCGTGCTGCTGCTGGTGGCGATGGGGTTCCACGCCTTCTTCGGCGTCGCGATCATGATGCAGTCCGCGCCGCTGGCCATGGAGTACTACGGCCAGTTCGAGGTGCCCTGGCTGGACAGCCTCGCCGACGACCAGTACGCGGGCGGCGGGGTGGCCTGGGCGCTCGGGGAGATCCCCACCCTGCTGGTGCTGGTGGCGCTGTCCGTGCAGTGGGCCCGCGACGAGGAGCGCGCGGAGCGCCGCCGCGAGCGCCACAGCCGGCGGGACGGCTCGGAGGACGCCGACCTGGACGCCTACAACGCCTACCTGGCCTCCCTGGAGCG
This window encodes:
- a CDS encoding cytochrome c oxidase assembly protein encodes the protein MASPGNQRLRTDGSGAGEAVVLAAAAAAAACLVALILAMLLGGAGYPQISPGLPDPGPLTRWGLPVARTAVDVSAALTVGLLVLAVFLLPLQRGGLGEQARSYVRAASWSALVWAAAAAAALVFQLSDILGRPVAEILGNEITSYASSVPQGIGLTLTVLAALGVALVGRTVTGAAGTAGLAALALVGMLPPALTGHASSAGNHEMAIVGLSAHVVSVSLWVGGLAALLFHALRGTGEHVPTAVRRFSTMALWAWIGVALSGLASAASRLSSVGELFTSAYGQVMLAKVVVFIALGGLGWVHRSRTVPGIAEEPGRRLFLRFAAVEVALMAAAMGLAAALSRTAPPPDLSQATDAFRNLTGFAMPPPMSAQTLLTLWRPDLFFITVIAVLGGGYLAGVVRLRRRGDAWPWGRTAAWLTGLLVLAAVLLTGVGTYSYVLFSVHMVQHMVLSMLVPILLVLGAPTTLALRALRPARQRGDRGPREWLNAFLNSGYSRVVTHPAFATPMFVLSVYVLYFTPLFGFLMQDHLGHMFMNVHFLLSGFLFYWIIIGVDPAPRKVPFILRIVLLLVAMGFHAFFGVAIMMQSAPLAMEYYGQFEVPWLDSLADDQYAGGGVAWALGEIPTLLVLVALSVQWARDEERAERRRERHSRRDGSEDADLDAYNAYLASLERRAARQAQREQQN